A single genomic interval of Aegicerativicinus sediminis harbors:
- a CDS encoding NADH-quinone oxidoreductase subunit J family protein, which translates to MERIIFYILAFVIIAFAIASVNSRKMLRSVIYLLFVLCGIAGVYFLIDYNFLAAIQLTVYAGGIIVLIIFSVLLVHHIEMELEMANPLKKIFTALLSLAGLAVFLFTIYHYEFNVVENNITTTTSDIGSKLLSYEAGGFILPFEVISVLLLVAMIGAIVIAKGRKLSDENEEKL; encoded by the coding sequence ATGGAAAGAATTATATTTTACATTTTAGCTTTCGTAATAATTGCCTTTGCAATTGCCTCTGTAAATAGCCGAAAAATGCTTCGCTCGGTAATTTATTTGCTGTTTGTTCTTTGTGGTATAGCAGGGGTCTATTTTTTAATCGATTATAATTTTTTGGCAGCAATACAACTAACTGTCTATGCTGGTGGTATCATTGTGCTAATAATATTCTCGGTATTGTTGGTGCATCATATTGAAATGGAACTTGAGATGGCTAATCCTTTAAAGAAAATTTTTACGGCCTTATTAAGCTTGGCTGGTCTAGCTGTTTTTTTATTCACGATTTACCATTATGAATTTAATGTGGTTGAAAATAATATAACCACAACTACTTCAGATATTGGAAGTAAGCTCTTGAGTTATGAGGCAGGTGGTTTTATACTCCCGTTTGAAGTGATAAGTGTGTTGTTGTTGGTGGCGATGATAGGAGCAATTGTTATTGCTAAAGGAAGAAAATTGTCGGATGAAAATGAGGAGAAACTATGA
- a CDS encoding 4Fe-4S binding protein: MGYFSNIYKGIKSLLTGMGVTGKYFLNSRKGAITQQYPDNLDTLKMFDRFRGEVIMPHDENNEHACTGCQKCEIACPNGTIEIIWDRGIDEATGKKKKKIDQFVYHLSMCTMCGLCIDACPTQAIVWGQNFENSVYDRTQLTRVLNKPGSKVRAGVED; encoded by the coding sequence ATGGGCTATTTTTCAAACATATATAAAGGAATTAAATCATTGCTTACAGGTATGGGTGTTACAGGTAAGTACTTCTTGAATTCAAGAAAAGGAGCCATTACCCAGCAATATCCAGATAACCTCGACACCCTTAAAATGTTCGACAGGTTTAGGGGAGAGGTAATCATGCCACATGATGAAAATAATGAACATGCTTGTACAGGTTGTCAAAAATGTGAAATCGCATGCCCGAACGGAACCATTGAAATTATTTGGGATAGGGGTATTGATGAGGCAACTGGTAAAAAGAAAAAGAAAATTGATCAGTTTGTGTACCATTTGAGTATGTGTACAATGTGTGGTCTTTGCATAGATGCGTGTCCTACCCAGGCTATTGTGTGGGGTCAGAATTTTGAAAATTCTGTATACGATAGAACACAACTTACTAGAGTTCTAAATAAACCTGGTTCTAAAGTTAGAGCGGGTGTTGAAGATTAA
- a CDS encoding NADH-quinone oxidoreductase subunit N yields MNSSSFLLMRQEIILLTILLILVAAEIAMPKGKKQSVVHLAIFLFGIHTIVGFLPYEEGKLFGGMFRVNSLVHFFKNILNVGVLILLLQSADWLLQKIVNQNRGTEFFVLLFSSLLGMYFMISAGDFLMFYLGLELSTLPVAAMASFEIVKRISSEAGIKLILSAALASGFSLFGISLLYATSGSIYFENIAEVISSTNLTILGFVLFFSGLAFKISLVPFHFWTADVYEGAPISVASYLSVISKGAAVFILMILLFTVMKPLMHIWENFIYVIALATMFIGNLFALRQKNMKRFLAFSSIAQAGFILLGLMNGTQLGTATIIYFLTIYIFSNLAAFGVVQAISLKTGKENIDDYEGLYRTNPNLSLVMMLALFSLAGIPPVAGFFGKFFLFTAAASKGYYLLVFLAVVNVTISLYYYLLVVRAMFLRKSANPIPYFRSKIYMRLGLLVTVVGILIIGLYSPLYDFIFELSSNLNF; encoded by the coding sequence ATGAATTCTAGCAGCTTTTTATTGATGAGACAAGAAATTATATTGCTCACAATTCTATTGATTTTGGTTGCGGCAGAAATAGCAATGCCAAAGGGTAAAAAACAAAGTGTTGTTCATTTGGCAATTTTCTTATTCGGAATACATACAATAGTTGGCTTTTTGCCTTATGAGGAAGGTAAACTTTTTGGTGGTATGTTCCGGGTAAATTCGTTGGTGCATTTCTTCAAAAACATTCTTAATGTTGGGGTTTTAATACTTCTATTGCAGTCCGCGGATTGGTTGCTTCAGAAAATAGTAAACCAAAATAGAGGGACCGAATTTTTTGTTCTATTATTCTCGTCTCTATTAGGAATGTACTTTATGATTTCTGCGGGAGATTTTCTAATGTTTTATTTAGGGTTAGAACTTTCAACATTGCCCGTGGCGGCGATGGCTTCATTTGAAATTGTAAAAAGGATATCTAGCGAAGCTGGAATCAAATTAATTCTTTCTGCAGCTTTGGCTTCGGGTTTTTCCTTATTTGGAATTTCCTTGCTCTATGCAACCTCAGGTTCAATTTATTTTGAAAATATAGCAGAAGTTATCTCTTCCACAAACCTTACAATTCTAGGCTTTGTGTTGTTCTTTTCAGGTTTGGCATTTAAAATCTCATTGGTGCCCTTCCATTTTTGGACAGCTGATGTGTATGAAGGCGCTCCAATAAGTGTTGCCTCATATTTATCGGTAATCTCAAAGGGTGCGGCAGTTTTTATTTTAATGATATTGCTGTTTACAGTAATGAAGCCACTAATGCATATCTGGGAAAATTTCATTTATGTCATTGCTTTGGCAACCATGTTTATTGGTAACCTATTTGCTTTGAGGCAGAAAAACATGAAACGATTTCTAGCATTTTCCTCCATTGCCCAAGCCGGATTTATTCTCCTTGGTTTAATGAATGGAACTCAATTGGGTACAGCTACCATTATTTATTTCTTAACGATTTATATATTTTCAAATTTGGCTGCCTTTGGTGTGGTGCAAGCAATTTCCCTTAAAACAGGAAAAGAGAATATAGACGATTATGAAGGGCTTTATCGAACGAATCCTAACTTGAGCCTTGTTATGATGTTGGCCTTATTTTCTTTGGCAGGTATACCGCCAGTAGCAGGTTTTTTTGGTAAGTTTTTCTTGTTTACTGCAGCTGCAAGTAAGGGTTATTATTTGTTGGTGTTTTTGGCAGTTGTAAATGTTACTATCTCGCTTTATTATTACCTGTTGGTTGTGAGGGCCATGTTTCTAAGGAAAAGTGCTAACCCTATTCCTTATTTTAGAAGTAAAATTTATATGAGACTTGGGCTTTTGGTAACCGTAGTCGGTATATTGATTATTGGATTGTATAGTCCTCTATACGATTTTATCTTTGAATTAAGTAGCAATTTAAATTTTTGA
- a CDS encoding acyl-CoA dehydrogenase family protein — MKQDLFEAPDYYQLDDLLSEEHKLVRQATRDWVKRDVSPIIEEYAQRAEFPNQIISGLAEIGAFGPYIPVEYGGAGLDQISYGLIMQEIERGDSGVRSTASVQSSLVMYPIYKYGNEEQRQKYLPKLATGEWMGCFGLTEPDHGSNPGGMITNFKDMGDHYLLNGAKMWISNAPFAQVAVVWAKDENGRIHGLIVERGMEGFTTPETHNKWSLRASATGELIFDNVKVPKENLLPNKSGLGAPLGCLDSARYGIAWGAIGAAMDCYDTALRYSKERQQFGKPIGQFQLQQKKLAEMITEITKAQLLTWRLGVLRNEDRATSAQISMAKRNNVEMAINIAREARQILGGMGITGEYSIMRHSMNLESVITYEGTHDIHLLITGLDITGLNAFK; from the coding sequence ATGAAACAAGATCTTTTTGAAGCTCCAGATTATTATCAATTAGACGATTTATTATCCGAAGAGCATAAATTGGTGCGACAAGCCACTCGCGACTGGGTGAAGCGCGATGTAAGTCCAATTATTGAGGAGTACGCTCAAAGGGCAGAATTTCCTAATCAAATAATTTCAGGTCTTGCTGAAATTGGAGCATTTGGACCTTACATTCCCGTTGAATATGGAGGTGCAGGGCTAGACCAAATATCCTATGGGTTAATTATGCAAGAAATTGAACGAGGTGATTCTGGAGTTCGGAGTACTGCTTCAGTACAATCTTCCTTGGTAATGTACCCAATCTATAAATATGGAAATGAAGAGCAGCGTCAAAAATACCTTCCAAAGTTAGCTACAGGAGAATGGATGGGATGTTTTGGCCTTACAGAACCAGATCACGGATCGAATCCGGGTGGTATGATTACCAATTTTAAGGATATGGGGGACCATTATTTATTAAATGGGGCGAAAATGTGGATTTCCAATGCGCCATTTGCTCAGGTTGCCGTAGTATGGGCCAAGGATGAAAATGGCCGCATCCATGGATTAATTGTAGAACGAGGCATGGAAGGCTTTACAACTCCTGAAACTCACAACAAATGGTCTTTACGGGCCTCAGCCACAGGTGAATTAATTTTTGACAATGTCAAAGTTCCAAAGGAAAATTTGCTTCCAAATAAATCAGGTCTTGGTGCACCACTCGGATGTTTAGATTCAGCACGCTATGGAATTGCTTGGGGCGCCATAGGGGCAGCCATGGATTGTTATGATACTGCTTTAAGATATAGCAAAGAGCGTCAGCAATTTGGTAAACCCATTGGTCAATTCCAGCTACAGCAAAAGAAATTGGCTGAAATGATCACCGAAATTACCAAAGCCCAACTATTAACTTGGCGACTTGGGGTGTTGAGAAATGAAGATAGAGCGACCTCAGCACAAATATCAATGGCAAAGAGAAACAATGTGGAAATGGCCATAAATATTGCTAGGGAAGCCCGCCAAATATTAGGCGGCATGGGAATCACAGGAGAATATTCCATTATGCGTCATAGCATGAATTTAGAAAGTGTTATTACTTATGAAGGAACCCACGATATTCATTTATTAATTACCGGTCTAGACATTACTGGTTTAAATGCTTTTAAATAA
- the nuoK gene encoding NADH-quinone oxidoreductase subunit NuoK, with the protein MIAGISIYEILTVTSILFFIGVYGFITRKNLISILISVELILNASVVNFVVINKYLYPDMLEGVVFSIFIIAVAAAETALAVSIIINLYRQISSVEVKDTEIMKY; encoded by the coding sequence ATGATAGCAGGTATTAGCATTTATGAGATTTTAACTGTAACCTCCATATTGTTTTTCATTGGGGTTTACGGATTTATTACACGAAAGAATTTAATCTCAATTCTCATTTCAGTGGAATTGATTCTTAATGCTTCGGTGGTAAATTTTGTGGTTATAAACAAGTATTTATACCCCGATATGCTAGAAGGAGTGGTGTTCTCCATTTTTATCATTGCAGTTGCAGCAGCGGAAACCGCCTTGGCCGTTTCCATTATAATAAATCTTTACAGGCAAATAAGTTCCGTAGAGGTTAAGGACACAGAAATAATGAAATATTAA
- a CDS encoding complex I subunit 4 family protein: protein MDILTLFIIVPILTVIVLVFSKGLKKATIVAMLGSLVQLGMAVNLVFAYFKEREVNQDIMVFTKDLVWFKSFNIHYNIGVDGISVALILLTAIVVLAGVFISWKMQDLPKEFFISLIVLSLGVYGVFISVDLFTLFVFFEIAVIPMYLLIGIWGSGPREYSAMKLTLMLMGASAILLVGILGIYFNSNADGGPLTFNILDIAQVQIPLAAQKLFFPLVFIGFAVISALFPFHTWSPDGHASAPTAVSMLHAGVLMKLGGYGVFRIAMFLLPEGALHWSWFFIILAAIGVVYGAFAAIRQTDLKYINAYASVSHLGLVLFALLTLNKIAWNGAIIQSLSHGLLTALFFALIGMIYGRTHTRDVTKLGGMMKLLPFIGAIYVITGLAYLGLPGFSGFVAEMNIFVGAFQQNSDPFNRILTILVVSSIVVTAVYILRLVGKIMMGPLETNGEDNLPIVTWYEKTGILLLMLPVIGIGVAPYWLSEMIMKSLEPFIQGVL, encoded by the coding sequence ATGGATATTCTAACACTTTTCATCATTGTCCCGATACTAACGGTTATAGTATTAGTTTTTTCAAAAGGTTTGAAAAAGGCAACAATTGTGGCAATGCTCGGCAGTTTGGTTCAATTGGGAATGGCAGTAAATTTGGTATTTGCCTACTTTAAGGAACGGGAGGTCAATCAAGATATTATGGTTTTCACTAAAGATCTTGTTTGGTTTAAAAGTTTCAATATTCATTATAATATTGGTGTTGATGGAATTTCGGTAGCCTTAATATTACTCACCGCAATTGTTGTTTTAGCCGGAGTATTTATTTCATGGAAAATGCAGGATTTGCCTAAAGAATTTTTCATTTCGTTGATTGTTCTTTCTCTGGGAGTTTATGGCGTTTTTATTTCCGTTGATTTGTTTACGCTATTTGTGTTCTTTGAAATTGCGGTAATTCCAATGTATCTTTTGATAGGTATTTGGGGGTCAGGCCCTAGGGAATATTCGGCAATGAAGTTAACCCTAATGTTAATGGGGGCTTCAGCGATTTTATTGGTGGGAATTTTGGGTATTTATTTCAATTCAAATGCAGATGGAGGCCCATTAACATTCAATATATTAGATATTGCCCAAGTTCAAATTCCATTAGCTGCTCAAAAATTATTTTTTCCACTGGTGTTTATTGGATTCGCCGTTATTAGTGCTTTGTTTCCATTTCATACATGGTCGCCAGATGGTCATGCCTCGGCGCCAACAGCGGTTTCAATGCTGCATGCTGGTGTATTGATGAAATTGGGAGGTTATGGTGTGTTTCGAATAGCCATGTTTCTTCTGCCTGAGGGTGCATTGCATTGGTCCTGGTTCTTTATCATTCTTGCGGCTATAGGTGTTGTCTATGGTGCTTTCGCAGCCATTAGGCAAACCGATTTAAAATACATCAATGCTTATGCGTCAGTAAGCCATTTAGGTTTGGTGCTTTTTGCATTGTTAACATTGAATAAAATTGCATGGAATGGTGCCATTATCCAATCGCTTTCACATGGATTGCTTACTGCTCTATTCTTTGCGTTAATTGGAATGATTTACGGAAGGACACATACTCGAGATGTTACCAAACTAGGAGGTATGATGAAATTATTACCCTTCATAGGAGCCATTTATGTAATAACTGGTTTAGCCTATTTAGGATTGCCAGGATTTAGTGGGTTTGTTGCTGAGATGAACATTTTTGTTGGGGCCTTTCAACAGAATTCCGACCCGTTTAATAGAATTCTTACCATTCTAGTAGTTTCATCTATAGTAGTAACAGCAGTTTATATTCTTAGGTTGGTAGGGAAAATAATGATGGGTCCCTTGGAAACTAATGGGGAGGATAATTTACCAATTGTAACTTGGTACGAGAAAACAGGAATTTTATTGTTAATGCTGCCTGTTATTGGTATAGGTGTAGCGCCATATTGGTTAAGTGAAATGATCATGAAAAGTTTAGAGCCTTTCATTCAAGGAGTGTTATAA
- a CDS encoding c-type cytochrome: MSTKILMPILFGIFLFSCNSGQEKNNELIDKPEEEPINLVERGEYLVDLGGCHHCHSPKVLSEKGPIPDSQRLLSGHPADEALPPYDEETAKGYALFSMGFTSFTGPWGTSFAANLTPDDTGIGSWSEEQFFMAMRKGKYKGLENSRLLLPPMPWEDFAKMTDDDLKAIFAYLKSQKPIENVVPAAIPPKM, translated from the coding sequence ATGTCAACCAAAATTCTTATGCCCATTCTGTTTGGGATTTTTCTCTTCTCCTGCAATTCTGGTCAAGAAAAAAATAACGAATTAATCGACAAACCTGAAGAAGAGCCCATTAATTTGGTAGAAAGGGGCGAATACCTTGTAGATTTAGGAGGGTGTCACCACTGCCATTCACCAAAAGTTTTGTCTGAAAAAGGTCCTATTCCAGATTCACAACGTTTATTGTCAGGACATCCGGCTGATGAAGCACTACCACCTTATGATGAAGAAACCGCAAAAGGCTATGCCTTATTCTCAATGGGATTTACTTCATTCACTGGACCGTGGGGGACGTCTTTTGCTGCTAACCTTACACCAGACGATACCGGAATTGGATCTTGGAGCGAGGAACAATTTTTCATGGCAATGCGAAAGGGAAAATATAAAGGGCTAGAAAACAGCAGATTACTTCTTCCACCAATGCCTTGGGAAGATTTTGCCAAAATGACTGACGACGATTTAAAGGCAATTTTTGCCTATTTAAAAAGTCAAAAACCTATTGAGAATGTAGTACCTGCAGCTATTCCACCAAAAATGTAA
- a CDS encoding metallophosphoesterase has protein sequence MSSQYRLNRAFKEAKIVEFDDNSKFILFSDCHRGDNSFADDFANNRNTYYHALKHYFLEGFTYIELGDGDELWENLTFKSIFNAHKNVFELMQAYYFQDRLHLIWGNHDMVYKNQKYVEEHLYTYFDAKTGKDEPLFQNLKFNEGIVLRHKNTQQELFLLHGHQADWWNYTFWRWSRFLVRILWKPLNIMGIADPTSPAKNYTELIKVERRIKKWITKNNNIPTIIGHTHRPRFPNPGEIPLFNDGSCVHPRSITGLEIEDGAISLVKWQIATTEEGVLKIIRMVLEGPQTLSSYCTS, from the coding sequence ATGTCATCTCAATACCGCTTAAACAGGGCTTTTAAGGAAGCCAAAATTGTTGAATTTGACGACAATTCAAAATTCATTTTATTTAGCGATTGTCATCGTGGCGACAACAGTTTTGCAGATGATTTTGCCAATAACCGGAACACTTATTACCATGCCTTAAAACATTATTTCTTAGAAGGATTTACCTATATTGAATTGGGTGATGGAGACGAATTATGGGAAAATCTAACCTTCAAATCTATTTTCAATGCCCATAAAAATGTATTCGAACTCATGCAGGCATATTATTTTCAAGATCGTTTGCATCTAATATGGGGGAATCATGACATGGTTTATAAAAATCAGAAATATGTTGAGGAGCATCTTTATACCTATTTTGATGCTAAAACAGGCAAGGATGAACCATTATTTCAAAATTTAAAATTTAACGAAGGAATTGTTTTAAGACATAAAAACACTCAACAGGAATTGTTTTTATTACATGGTCACCAGGCAGATTGGTGGAATTACACCTTCTGGCGATGGAGCCGATTTTTGGTTAGAATTTTATGGAAACCTTTAAATATAATGGGTATTGCCGACCCTACTAGCCCAGCAAAAAATTACACGGAATTAATTAAGGTTGAAAGAAGGATTAAAAAGTGGATTACTAAAAATAATAATATTCCAACAATAATTGGTCATACACACCGCCCAAGATTCCCCAATCCAGGAGAAATACCATTATTTAATGACGGTAGTTGCGTGCATCCCAGAAGCATTACTGGCCTTGAAATTGAAGATGGGGCAATATCATTGGTAAAATGGCAAATAGCCACTACGGAAGAAGGGGTTTTAAAAATTATTAGAATGGTATTGGAAGGCCCACAAACACTCAGCAGTTACTGCACCTCTTGA
- a CDS encoding 2Fe-2S iron-sulfur cluster-binding family protein, with protein MDISIRITDRVGVTHDISAPTDMAMNLMEVVRAYELAPEGTIGVCGGMAMCASCQCYVLSNHELPTMQDDEEAMLAEAFFVKDNSRLGCQIQMTTDMEGLEVELAPAD; from the coding sequence GTGGACATTTCAATAAGAATTACCGATAGAGTAGGAGTAACTCACGATATATCTGCCCCAACCGACATGGCGATGAATTTAATGGAAGTTGTTAGGGCTTATGAACTTGCGCCGGAAGGAACAATTGGCGTTTGCGGTGGCATGGCAATGTGTGCCTCCTGCCAATGTTATGTATTAAGTAATCATGAGTTGCCAACTATGCAAGATGATGAAGAAGCTATGCTAGCAGAGGCATTTTTTGTTAAGGATAATAGTAGATTGGGTTGCCAAATACAAATGACAACCGATATGGAAGGTCTTGAGGTTGAGTTGGCGCCTGCAGACTAA
- a CDS encoding SGNH/GDSL hydrolase family protein, translating into MYLKTMLYFIIGILMFSCAQEDKSETEIPQEIMNEPETTPETDNTINYLALGDSYTIGQSVCSTCKFPIQLKDSLLARYPNMDIEVKIIATTGWTTTNLINAIENEQPSSNNDLVTLLIGVNNQYQGKPFSLYQSEFPSLLEKAIKFAGGRTDNVVVVSIPDYAYTPFGQNSGNPEKITQEIDQYNAFANTHCSSKGVSFVNITDITRQGLSNPELVANDNLHPSEIAYSKFVDRLLPIVIRKLF; encoded by the coding sequence ATGTATCTTAAAACAATGCTTTATTTCATTATCGGAATTTTGATGTTTTCTTGCGCTCAAGAAGATAAATCTGAGACTGAAATACCACAGGAAATAATGAATGAACCTGAAACAACTCCGGAAACAGACAACACTATTAATTACCTAGCCCTAGGGGACAGTTATACTATTGGGCAAAGTGTTTGTTCCACGTGTAAATTTCCAATTCAATTAAAAGACAGTTTACTTGCTAGATATCCAAATATGGATATAGAGGTCAAAATTATTGCCACCACGGGTTGGACAACTACCAACCTAATTAATGCAATTGAAAATGAACAACCTTCATCTAATAATGATTTAGTGACATTATTAATTGGAGTTAATAATCAATACCAAGGTAAACCGTTTAGTTTGTACCAATCTGAATTTCCTAGCTTATTAGAAAAGGCTATAAAATTTGCTGGAGGAAGAACAGATAATGTTGTAGTCGTATCGATTCCTGATTATGCCTACACACCTTTTGGACAGAATAGCGGAAATCCTGAAAAAATAACTCAAGAAATCGATCAGTATAATGCCTTCGCCAATACGCACTGTAGCTCAAAAGGGGTTTCGTTTGTTAATATAACCGACATTACACGCCAAGGACTTTCTAATCCGGAATTGGTTGCTAATGATAATTTACACCCTTCAGAAATTGCTTATTCAAAATTTGTAGACCGGCTACTACCTATAGTAATAAGGAAATTATTTTAA
- a CDS encoding tRNA1(Val) (adenine(37)-N6)-methyltransferase yields the protein MNQPFHFKQFSVSQDQCAMKVGTDGVLLGAWAGKNSDPYSILDVGAGTGLISLMLAQRFTDAQIEAIEIEDLAYEQCVENFENSEWSNRLFCYHCSFNQFVEEWDESYDLIVSNPPFFTEDTFSNDEQRDLARFNSSLPFSQLFEGAQKLLATEGRFVIIAPILLEEELLILGQRFNLFAVKKLYVKGNPSTPFKRILLEFQRKNSAIETSELTIENTRHNYTEDYKNLTKDFYLKF from the coding sequence ATGAATCAACCGTTCCATTTTAAACAATTTTCGGTTTCCCAAGACCAATGCGCAATGAAGGTTGGCACCGATGGTGTTCTTTTAGGAGCTTGGGCAGGGAAAAATAGCGACCCCTACTCCATTTTAGATGTAGGGGCTGGAACCGGTTTGATTAGTTTAATGTTAGCCCAACGCTTTACAGATGCACAAATTGAAGCCATAGAAATCGAAGATCTGGCCTATGAGCAGTGTGTAGAGAATTTTGAAAATTCAGAATGGAGTAATCGCTTATTCTGCTATCATTGTTCTTTTAATCAATTTGTGGAAGAATGGGATGAATCTTATGACCTTATCGTATCTAATCCTCCATTTTTTACTGAGGATACGTTTAGCAATGACGAACAGCGCGACCTTGCACGTTTCAATTCCTCTTTACCTTTTTCTCAATTGTTCGAAGGCGCCCAAAAATTATTGGCCACGGAAGGCAGATTCGTAATTATAGCACCAATATTATTGGAAGAGGAACTTTTAATTTTAGGACAACGTTTCAATTTATTCGCAGTTAAAAAATTATATGTTAAAGGTAACCCGTCTACGCCTTTCAAAAGAATTCTCTTAGAATTTCAAAGAAAAAATTCGGCCATAGAAACTTCAGAATTAACCATCGAGAATACTCGACATAACTATACTGAAGACTATAAAAATCTCACTAAAGACTTCTATCTAAAGTTCTAA
- the nuoL gene encoding NADH-quinone oxidoreductase subunit L: MDISYTLWIPLVPLAVFLLLGIFNQKIKPLVSGYIGVLGLVISAILSLYTAYQYFFVHGKVDGVFQTFVSKSVWMKFTDTLQIDMGVLIDPISVMMLVVVSIVSLMVHIYSRGYMKGDPGYTRFFAYLSLFTFSMFGLVLATNLFQIYIFWELVGVSSFLLIGYYYTKPSAVSAAKKAFIVTRFADLGFLIGILVMGYFTGTFDFETLNNPEGNVILNWASTSFMGLSVITWALLLIFIGGAGKSAMFPLHIWLPDAMEGPTPVSALIHAATMVVAGVYLVARLFPMYYFVEDGYALNVVAFVGAFSALFAAIIAITQTDIKRVLAFSTMSQIGYMMLALGVSGYDGHDGVGYMASMFHLFTHAMFKALLFLGAGSVIHAVHSNFLKDMGGLRRYMPITNITFLIATLAIAGVPPLAGFWSKDEILVAAYEHNKLIYIVGVFVAALTAFYMFRIYFGIFWGKDKTYDHKPHESPLSMTGPLVFLAIMSIVAGFIPFSEFISPDKVGFEAHLNYPLAIIATIAGLLGIILAWIFYKKDNTLADKFANAFGSFYKWTYNKFYIDEVYLFVTKKIIFNGISKPFAWFDRHVVDGTMNLIGNSTVLTSMKIKGLQSGKVQDYAFAFVMGAVVIALVFIYVWTI, translated from the coding sequence ATGGATATAAGTTACACTTTATGGATTCCTTTAGTACCCCTAGCGGTATTTCTATTGTTAGGAATATTTAACCAAAAAATTAAGCCTTTAGTTTCTGGTTATATCGGAGTTTTAGGTTTAGTTATTTCTGCAATTTTATCGCTTTATACAGCCTATCAATACTTTTTTGTTCATGGAAAGGTAGATGGTGTTTTCCAAACCTTTGTAAGCAAATCAGTTTGGATGAAATTCACCGATACTCTACAAATTGATATGGGAGTTCTTATAGATCCTATTTCGGTAATGATGCTTGTCGTGGTTTCTATTGTATCACTTATGGTTCATATCTATAGTAGAGGATATATGAAGGGTGACCCCGGTTACACTCGATTTTTTGCATACCTATCACTGTTCACTTTCTCCATGTTTGGTTTGGTGCTGGCGACCAACCTATTTCAGATTTATATTTTTTGGGAGTTGGTGGGTGTTTCCTCATTTTTATTAATAGGCTATTACTATACCAAACCATCAGCTGTTTCTGCGGCGAAAAAAGCCTTTATTGTAACTCGATTTGCAGATCTCGGATTTTTAATCGGGATTTTGGTGATGGGATATTTCACGGGAACCTTTGATTTTGAAACTTTAAATAATCCTGAAGGCAATGTCATTCTTAATTGGGCGTCTACTTCCTTTATGGGGCTTTCAGTGATCACTTGGGCTTTATTGTTAATTTTTATTGGTGGTGCTGGTAAATCAGCTATGTTTCCATTACACATTTGGTTGCCAGATGCGATGGAGGGCCCAACCCCGGTATCCGCGTTAATACATGCTGCAACTATGGTAGTGGCCGGTGTTTATTTGGTAGCCCGTTTATTCCCCATGTATTATTTCGTGGAGGATGGTTATGCTTTGAATGTGGTAGCCTTTGTTGGTGCCTTTTCTGCCCTTTTTGCCGCAATTATTGCCATTACCCAAACCGATATAAAAAGAGTGCTCGCCTTTTCTACCATGTCTCAAATTGGTTATATGATGTTGGCACTGGGCGTTTCAGGTTACGACGGTCATGATGGAGTTGGTTATATGGCTTCTATGTTTCATTTGTTTACCCATGCTATGTTTAAGGCATTACTGTTTTTAGGGGCTGGTTCTGTTATTCATGCAGTGCATAGCAATTTCTTAAAGGATATGGGTGGATTAAGAAGGTATATGCCAATTACCAATATTACCTTCCTTATTGCCACATTGGCGATTGCAGGTGTTCCCCCGCTAGCCGGATTTTGGAGTAAAGATGAAATTTTGGTAGCGGCTTATGAGCACAACAAACTAATTTACATTGTAGGCGTCTTTGTTGCTGCATTGACTGCATTTTATATGTTCAGAATTTACTTTGGGATTTTCTGGGGCAAGGACAAAACCTACGACCATAAACCACATGAATCCCCACTTTCTATGACCGGGCCTTTAGTGTTCTTGGCCATCATGAGTATAGTGGCAGGGTTTATACCGTTCAGCGAGTTTATTTCGCCCGACAAAGTCGGCTTTGAGGCGCATTTAAATTATCCCTTAGCAATTATTGCAACAATCGCGGGATTGCTGGGGATTATTTTGGCTTGGATTTTCTATAAAAAGGATAATACCCTAGCAGATAAATTTGCGAATGCGTTTGGTTCGTTCTATAAATGGACGTATAACAAGTTTTACATCGATGAGGTTTATCTTTTTGTAACTAAGAAAATCATCTTTAATGGTATTTCCAAGCCATTTGCTTGGTTCGATCGCCATGTTGTAGATGGAACTATGAATTTAATTGGTAATTCAACGGTATTAACTTCAATGAAAATTAAAGGTTTGCAATCTGGAAAGGTGCAAGATTATGCCTTTGCATTTGTAATGGGTGCGGTTGTTATTGCCTTGGTCTTTATATATGTATGGACAATCTAA